A genomic region of Nostoc sp. UHCC 0702 contains the following coding sequences:
- a CDS encoding sensor histidine kinase: protein MYDFHVEINCTSAEVANYFEKYPLLPGAILMSEGEFIGMISRRRLLEFLIRPYGQELFNQENLGVLYSYARTAILLLPDTTSILAAMQHTLRRSPEFLAEPIVVQTNANTYKLLDMHELNVASWQIQGIETQVRYERSQAQMIQNDKMANLGRLVDGVAHEILDPVGFIWGNLTYVSNYSQDLLKLIAAYEQGLSHTSEAINQLKEEIEFDFLEQDLSKALTSIRTGAERLKKLVSSLQNFCHIDEIYPKPVDLHACLDNIILLIKSRLKGEIEISKNYGKLPPVSCFMGQLNQVFMNLLIQATNALLDEAARQQLHPESIKTADKPRIKITTLVVSQEATRPNAPDSRWVSIRIADNGTGMSHASQQQILESFSVEKRADKETSLAVSYRIITARHGGKLNFNSQLGVGTEFEILLPLV from the coding sequence ATGTACGATTTTCATGTGGAAATTAATTGTACTAGCGCAGAAGTTGCTAATTATTTTGAAAAATACCCACTGCTACCGGGCGCAATCTTGATGTCAGAAGGAGAATTCATTGGCATGATTTCGCGGCGGCGACTGTTGGAGTTTCTGATTCGCCCCTATGGACAAGAGTTATTTAACCAAGAAAATTTGGGCGTTCTCTACAGCTATGCACGAACAGCTATTTTGCTGCTTCCTGATACAACATCCATTTTGGCAGCGATGCAACATACACTGAGGCGATCGCCGGAGTTTTTGGCAGAACCAATTGTAGTGCAAACAAATGCTAATACCTACAAATTATTGGATATGCATGAGTTGAATGTTGCTTCTTGGCAAATTCAAGGAATAGAAACTCAGGTACGATATGAACGCAGTCAAGCGCAAATGATTCAAAATGATAAAATGGCAAATTTGGGGCGCTTAGTAGATGGCGTAGCCCACGAAATCTTAGATCCAGTGGGGTTTATTTGGGGTAACTTAACTTATGTCTCTAATTACAGCCAAGATTTACTTAAGTTAATAGCCGCTTATGAGCAAGGCTTATCTCATACTTCAGAAGCAATCAATCAACTTAAAGAAGAGATTGAATTTGATTTTTTAGAACAAGATTTATCAAAGGCACTTACTAGTATTCGTACTGGTGCAGAAAGATTAAAAAAACTTGTGAGCAGTTTACAGAATTTTTGTCATATTGATGAAATTTATCCTAAACCAGTAGATTTACATGCTTGTTTAGATAATATTATTTTACTAATTAAAAGTCGTTTAAAAGGAGAAATTGAAATTAGCAAGAATTATGGTAAATTGCCGCCAGTCTCTTGTTTTATGGGGCAGTTAAACCAGGTATTCATGAATCTTTTGATTCAAGCAACAAATGCTTTACTTGATGAAGCAGCACGACAACAACTTCATCCAGAATCTATTAAAACTGCTGATAAACCTAGAATTAAAATTACTACATTAGTTGTTTCTCAAGAAGCAACCAGACCAAATGCACCAGATTCTCGCTGGGTTTCCATTCGCATTGCTGATAATGGTACTGGAATGTCTCATGCATCCCAACAGCAAATTTTAGAATCTTTCTCTGTGGAAAAACGGGCTGATAAAGAAACTAGTTTGGCAGTCAGTTATCGAATTATAACTGCAAGGCATGGTGGTAAATTAAATTTCAATTCACAACTTGGTGTAGGTACTGAATTTGAAATCCTATTGCCTTTGGTATAA
- a CDS encoding glycosyl hydrolase family 57, whose product MLSLLTTDLPEIIDGLPNISGYEKEVLSVVNHDAPVFLPSTNIKLEDVQAVFAIALHMHQPTIPAGHGGSFISNLQYMFEHPNEGDNHNAGPFAYCYSRMGEFIPELVNQGCNPRVMLDYSGNLLWGLRQMGRNDIIDNLKAITCDSTYQPYVEWLGTMWSHAVVPSTPIPDIKLHILAWQQHFAAIFGWSALARVKGFSPPEMHLPNHPDTLFEFVKALKECGYRWLLVQEHSVETINGESLTHKHLPHRLIARNSQGETISITVLIKTQGSDTKLVAQMQPYYEAKTLSKQQLGSVFIPPIVSQIGDGENGGVMMNEFPSAFKQAWWDIVHNGGGKSGVVGMCGTEYLELIEAAGCKPEDYPTCQPMGQHQIWQRVSPENSQPEAVEKAIQELKQINPNFHMDGASWTNHISWVEGYENVLSPMNKLSSLFHQKVDNLLPTDSSEYRNILLHNLLLQTSCFRYWGQGTWTDYAREIYQRGEKLL is encoded by the coding sequence ATGCTGTCCTTACTTACCACAGATTTGCCAGAAATTATTGATGGCTTGCCAAATATTTCTGGATACGAGAAAGAAGTTCTTTCTGTCGTCAACCATGATGCACCTGTATTCTTACCCTCCACCAATATTAAATTAGAGGATGTTCAGGCTGTATTTGCGATCGCTTTGCACATGCATCAGCCAACTATACCTGCTGGACATGGTGGTTCATTCATCAGCAATCTGCAATATATGTTTGAACATCCCAACGAAGGAGATAACCACAACGCAGGGCCATTTGCATATTGTTACAGCCGCATGGGCGAATTTATTCCCGAACTCGTAAATCAAGGCTGCAACCCCCGTGTGATGTTGGATTATTCTGGCAATCTTTTGTGGGGACTCAGGCAAATGGGACGCAACGATATCATAGACAACCTCAAGGCTATCACTTGCGATTCTACCTATCAACCTTATGTAGAGTGGCTAGGTACAATGTGGAGTCATGCGGTTGTGCCTTCCACCCCCATACCAGATATTAAATTGCATATTTTAGCATGGCAACAACACTTTGCAGCTATTTTTGGTTGGTCGGCATTGGCGCGAGTCAAGGGGTTTTCTCCACCAGAAATGCATTTACCAAATCACCCTGATACTTTATTTGAATTTGTCAAAGCCCTAAAAGAATGTGGCTATCGCTGGCTACTTGTGCAAGAACATTCTGTAGAAACAATTAACGGTGAATCTCTCACTCACAAACATTTACCACACCGTCTGATTGCCCGCAATTCCCAAGGCGAAACAATTAGCATCACAGTCTTGATTAAAACTCAAGGTTCAGATACTAAATTAGTTGCTCAAATGCAGCCTTATTATGAAGCTAAAACTCTATCAAAACAACAATTGGGCAGTGTATTTATCCCACCAATAGTTAGCCAAATTGGAGATGGTGAAAATGGCGGCGTGATGATGAACGAATTTCCTAGCGCTTTCAAACAAGCTTGGTGGGATATAGTGCATAACGGAGGAGGGAAATCTGGTGTTGTCGGAATGTGCGGTACAGAATATTTGGAACTAATAGAAGCTGCTGGTTGTAAACCAGAAGACTATCCAACTTGCCAGCCGATGGGACAACATCAAATTTGGCAGCGAGTTTCACCTGAAAATTCTCAACCTGAAGCTGTAGAGAAAGCCATTCAAGAATTAAAGCAAATTAATCCAAATTTTCACATGGATGGAGCTTCATGGACGAATCATATTAGTTGGGTAGAAGGATATGAAAATGTTTTATCCCCCATGAATAAACTCAGTAGTTTATTTCATCAAAAAGTTGATAATTTACTGCCAACTGACTCATCTGAATACCGCAATATTTTATTACATAACCTTTTGCTGCAAACAAGCTGTTTTCGTTATTGGGGACAAGGTACTTGGACTGATTATGCACGGGAAATTTACCAACGTGGGGAGAAATTGCTGTAA
- a CDS encoding SDR family NAD(P)-dependent oxidoreductase, giving the protein MNIQGKVALITGASRGIGRAIALLLAQHGMKRLILIARDRQKLAEVASEIEAMGVEVAIVPLDLSKPIEVNVAVAQVWRSYGPIHLLVNCAGVAYQNSFLQSKLLQVQEELSVNLLGMYTLTSLIAKRMASQRQGTIVNVSSLMGKVAAPTMATYSATKFAILGFTQALRRELAQYNIRVIALLPSLTDTDMVRDLKLFRWVIPMTPQQVAKAFLAGLQTDAPEILVGWQSHLAVWCQRLAPWLLELILELATPAPKKQQMPEKPSLFSRIYRFSDFLLSKNSV; this is encoded by the coding sequence ATGAATATTCAAGGCAAAGTTGCCCTAATTACTGGGGCTTCCCGTGGTATTGGACGAGCGATCGCGCTCTTATTAGCACAACATGGCATGAAGCGGTTGATACTGATAGCACGCGATCGCCAAAAATTAGCCGAGGTAGCCAGTGAAATCGAGGCTATGGGTGTAGAAGTTGCGATCGTCCCACTGGATTTAAGTAAACCAATAGAGGTAAACGTTGCAGTTGCTCAAGTTTGGCGCAGTTATGGCCCTATTCATCTGTTGGTAAATTGTGCAGGCGTAGCATACCAAAATTCGTTTCTGCAATCGAAACTGTTGCAAGTGCAAGAAGAACTTTCTGTGAATTTATTAGGGATGTACACCCTTACCAGCCTCATAGCTAAACGCATGGCTAGCCAAAGGCAAGGGACAATTGTCAATGTATCCAGTTTGATGGGGAAAGTAGCTGCACCAACGATGGCGACTTATTCAGCCACCAAGTTTGCAATCTTAGGATTTACCCAAGCTTTGCGCCGGGAACTAGCACAATACAATATCCGCGTAATAGCCTTACTACCTTCCCTCACCGACACAGACATGGTGCGCGACTTAAAATTATTTCGCTGGGTGATCCCCATGACTCCCCAGCAAGTTGCTAAAGCATTCCTCGCCGGACTGCAAACAGATGCACCAGAAATATTAGTGGGATGGCAAAGTCATTTAGCTGTGTGGTGTCAACGCCTCGCCCCTTGGTTGCTAGAGTTAATTTTAGAATTGGCAACACCAGCACCAAAAAAGCAGCAAATGCCAGAAAAACCAAGTTTATTCAGCAGAATTTATCGTTTCAGCGATTTTTTACTCTCAAAAAACTCTGTTTAG
- a CDS encoding ABC transporter permease, whose translation MLLASLNHLNFFSDYLVASVRLAVPLAFAALGGLYSERSGVLNIALEGMLLTGAFTSAVATFYTGNVWLGVLAALIAGGLVGLLHAFLCVSLHVDQLVSGLAINLVAAGFTSFLARLVFSGGRAGRLPGIDAIIFPGLANIPLIGALLFQQDILVYLLLILIALTTYILFRTSFGLTLRAVGEYPQAAVTAGVSVQTVRYCAVVMSGCLASLGGAYLTLVQIKFFTEQMSAGKGFIAIAALIFGRWHPISSALACLLFGATEALQLRIQALGANIPYQFLTMLPYAIAMLALVGLAGKSTPPKALGVPYFPENRQSD comes from the coding sequence ATGCTATTAGCGAGTCTAAATCATCTCAACTTTTTCTCTGATTACCTTGTTGCTAGTGTGCGTCTAGCTGTACCTTTAGCATTTGCTGCCTTGGGGGGATTGTACTCTGAACGGTCGGGAGTGCTAAATATTGCTTTAGAAGGCATGTTGCTTACTGGTGCTTTTACTAGTGCTGTTGCCACTTTTTACACGGGGAATGTTTGGCTTGGTGTCCTGGCGGCTTTGATTGCTGGGGGATTAGTCGGTTTACTCCATGCTTTTTTGTGTGTTAGTTTGCACGTAGACCAACTAGTATCAGGATTAGCTATTAATCTTGTGGCTGCTGGGTTCACATCGTTTTTGGCGCGGCTGGTATTTAGTGGTGGTAGGGCAGGGCGATTGCCAGGAATTGACGCTATTATATTTCCTGGTCTAGCTAATATTCCCCTGATTGGTGCGTTGTTATTTCAGCAAGATATTCTCGTATATTTATTGTTAATTTTAATCGCTTTAACTACATATATTTTGTTTCGTACCAGCTTCGGTTTAACTTTGCGGGCTGTGGGAGAATATCCCCAGGCTGCGGTGACGGCTGGGGTGTCTGTGCAAACAGTGCGATATTGCGCTGTGGTGATGAGTGGCTGTCTCGCCAGTTTGGGAGGCGCTTATCTGACTTTGGTGCAAATCAAATTCTTTACAGAACAGATGAGTGCTGGTAAAGGATTTATTGCGATCGCAGCATTAATTTTTGGTAGGTGGCATCCTATAAGTAGTGCTTTAGCTTGTTTATTATTTGGTGCTACAGAAGCTTTGCAATTACGAATTCAAGCATTAGGCGCAAACATTCCCTATCAATTTTTGACTATGTTACCATATGCGATCGCTATGTTGGCACTGGTGGGATTAGCTGGCAAATCTACGCCTCCAAAAGCTTTAGGCGTTCCTTATTTTCCAGAAAATCGTCAGTCAGATTAA
- a CDS encoding DUF2294 domain-containing protein, whose protein sequence is MSHPTIGQLEREISQRLSSLYYETLGQRPSQILCHFFDTELVISLENSVTQTERILMYEGYEILAEQVRSSLYKIIRPQLQTLIEEVIGNPIVDLMINTNLATGRTGIIIVLKQVPDVRNPESIPKLNLKNLAD, encoded by the coding sequence ATGTCACATCCAACTATTGGACAACTTGAAAGAGAAATTTCACAACGGCTTAGTTCTCTATATTATGAAACATTAGGGCAGCGCCCTAGCCAAATTCTTTGTCATTTCTTTGATACAGAGTTAGTCATTTCTTTAGAAAATTCTGTCACCCAAACTGAACGAATTTTAATGTATGAAGGTTATGAAATATTAGCAGAGCAAGTGCGTTCATCTTTATATAAAATAATTAGACCACAACTCCAAACTTTAATTGAAGAAGTAATTGGCAATCCTATTGTTGACCTGATGATTAATACTAATTTAGCCACAGGACGTACTGGAATAATTATTGTTTTAAAGCAGGTGCCTGATGTTCGCAATCCCGAATCTATTCCTAAATTAAATTTGAAGAATTTAGCTGATTGA
- the upp gene encoding uracil phosphoribosyltransferase — MNNQVTIIEHPLIQHKLTLMRKAETSTAKFRNLLKEISLLLAYEVTRDLPLKSEQIKTPLAPMDAPVLAPDKKLVLVSIMRAGQGILDGMLELMPSARVGHIGLYRDPKTLISVEYYFKVPHDVEQRDMIVVDPMLATGNSAVAAVERLKSTNPLSIKFVCLLAAPEGIQHFCEVHPDVPVYAAAIDDYLDEHGYIIPGLGDAGDRLFGTK; from the coding sequence ATGAACAATCAAGTCACAATTATTGAGCATCCATTAATTCAGCATAAACTTACCCTGATGCGTAAAGCTGAAACTAGTACAGCCAAATTTCGCAACCTGCTGAAGGAAATTAGTTTGTTGTTAGCTTATGAAGTAACGCGAGATTTACCACTGAAATCTGAACAGATAAAAACACCACTAGCACCGATGGATGCACCAGTGCTTGCCCCTGATAAGAAGTTGGTGTTAGTTTCTATCATGCGGGCAGGTCAGGGAATTTTAGATGGTATGCTGGAGTTGATGCCATCAGCACGGGTTGGACATATTGGTTTATACCGTGACCCAAAAACCTTAATTTCTGTTGAGTATTATTTTAAGGTTCCCCATGATGTTGAGCAGCGAGATATGATTGTAGTTGATCCCATGCTAGCAACTGGTAATTCTGCTGTGGCAGCCGTAGAAAGGCTGAAATCAACTAATCCTTTATCAATTAAATTTGTCTGCTTACTAGCAGCACCGGAAGGTATTCAGCATTTCTGTGAAGTACACCCTGATGTGCCTGTTTATGCTGCTGCTATTGATGATTATCTGGATGAACATGGCTATATTATTCCCGGACTGGGAGACGCAGGCGATCGCTTGTTTGGAACAAAATAA
- a CDS encoding URC4/urg3 family protein, translating to MGSAKAQRSQSVAGVPPVEGTGAAPTEEGTEAIAYFRSPRAIRERCEQIFAWVNQGHSQHFACDLQQLERVADYVISVMRCEYPDLQIPFHSRWRHFEVGNVPRLTQLETGLAGLTPLEKAAAKFDLAIVSVLLDAGAGENWRYYEQETQLNLSRSEGLAIASFQMFCQGSFSSNNLLQVDAFRLQGLTETELAAGFQVNAENPLVGINGRWKLLQKLGEVLINLPHLFGEEKPRPGNLVNYLLGKSQNGQIAASTVFSAVLEGFSDIWPGRLEIAGVNLGDVWQHPCLETAQSLYPSLVPFHKLSQWLTYSLLEPLQELGLEITGLDALTGLPEYRNGGLCIDLGLINAKNQEIFRSSHSVASEVIVEWRALTVILLDKIAAAIREKLSMNAEELPLVKILQGGTWTAGRKIAAELRTGGKPPLQIVSDGTVF from the coding sequence ATAGGGAGCGCCAAGGCGCAGAGAAGCCAGTCCGTTGCGGGGGTTCCCCCCGTTGAAGGAACTGGCGCGGCGCCAACAGAAGAGGGAACGGAGGCGATCGCATATTTTCGTTCTCCAAGGGCTATTAGGGAGCGTTGTGAGCAAATATTTGCATGGGTAAATCAGGGACATTCGCAGCATTTTGCTTGTGATTTGCAGCAGTTGGAACGGGTAGCAGATTATGTGATTTCGGTGATGCGTTGCGAGTACCCGGATTTGCAAATTCCGTTTCATAGTCGTTGGCGGCATTTTGAGGTAGGGAATGTGCCGCGATTAACTCAGTTGGAAACTGGGTTAGCAGGATTAACACCTTTAGAAAAAGCTGCTGCTAAGTTTGATTTGGCAATTGTCAGTGTGTTGTTAGATGCTGGCGCTGGGGAAAATTGGCGTTATTATGAACAGGAAACTCAGCTGAATTTAAGCCGTTCTGAAGGATTAGCGATCGCTAGTTTCCAAATGTTTTGTCAAGGAAGTTTTTCTAGCAATAATTTGCTGCAAGTTGATGCTTTCAGATTGCAAGGATTAACAGAAACAGAACTAGCAGCTGGGTTTCAAGTAAATGCAGAAAATCCCCTAGTGGGAATTAATGGACGGTGGAAATTATTGCAGAAATTAGGTGAAGTTTTAATTAACTTACCTCATTTATTTGGTGAGGAAAAGCCCCGTCCAGGGAATTTGGTAAATTATCTGTTGGGTAAATCTCAAAATGGACAGATAGCAGCTTCCACTGTATTCAGCGCTGTTCTCGAAGGATTTAGCGACATCTGGCCAGGAAGATTAGAAATTGCTGGAGTTAACCTTGGTGATGTTTGGCAACATCCATGTTTAGAAACAGCACAATCACTTTATCCTTCATTAGTACCATTTCACAAACTTTCTCAGTGGTTAACATACTCTTTATTAGAACCACTACAGGAACTTGGTTTAGAAATTACTGGTCTAGATGCCCTCACTGGATTACCAGAATATCGCAATGGAGGATTATGTATCGACCTGGGACTTATCAATGCTAAAAACCAGGAAATTTTCAGATCATCTCACTCTGTAGCATCAGAAGTTATAGTTGAGTGGCGTGCTTTAACTGTAATTCTTTTAGATAAAATTGCCGCTGCAATCCGCGAAAAATTGAGCATGAATGCTGAAGAATTGCCACTAGTAAAAATCCTGCAAGGGGGAACTTGGACAGCAGGACGCAAAATTGCTGCTGAACTCAGAACAGGTGGTAAACCCCCCTTACAAATTGTCAGTGATGGCACAGTATTTTAA
- a CDS encoding GTP cyclohydrolase II, with product MPKPKSVSGHIVLTSHPSRFGPKPIPIHWGAADPMQRGPVIATLTKQGHRNVIGTHSGSYAIYRALAVASGALQSDHRADLTNTSPVEHIGPHPSWADPEKIVSLDPFGAIAPELFTSYYQQGYDIRPTIAITKAHINMPELQHAVAKGRLQVDGEIMKANGDLVVTKAAIEPVWYLPGVAKRFGIKEGDLRRALFEQTGGMFPELVTRSDLEVFLPPIGGLTVYIVGDMAAIADPNKPVAVRVHDECNGSDVFGSDICTCRPYLVHGIEVCVQTAQEGGVGVIVYSRKEGRALGEVTKFLVYNARKRQEGGDRADAYFARTECVAGVQDMRFQELMPDVLHWLGITRIDRMVSMSNMKYNAVTEAGIEIVERIPIPEDLIPQDARVEIEAKKAAGYYTTGDVLDGDGLAEVKGRGLE from the coding sequence ATGCCAAAGCCAAAAAGCGTTTCCGGGCATATTGTTCTCACGTCCCATCCTAGTCGCTTTGGCCCTAAGCCAATCCCCATTCACTGGGGAGCAGCCGACCCGATGCAACGGGGCCCGGTGATTGCGACTCTGACTAAGCAGGGACATCGCAACGTGATTGGTACTCATTCCGGCAGCTATGCGATCTACCGGGCTTTAGCAGTTGCTAGCGGGGCTTTACAATCAGACCATCGGGCAGATTTAACAAATACATCCCCAGTAGAACATATTGGCCCACATCCTAGTTGGGCTGACCCTGAAAAGATTGTTTCTCTTGATCCATTTGGGGCGATCGCACCTGAACTATTTACATCATATTACCAACAGGGCTATGATATCCGCCCAACCATCGCCATCACCAAAGCCCACATTAATATGCCAGAACTGCAACACGCCGTAGCAAAAGGGCGCTTGCAGGTCGATGGCGAGATTATGAAAGCCAACGGTGATTTGGTGGTGACAAAAGCCGCCATTGAGCCTGTTTGGTATTTACCGGGAGTAGCCAAGCGTTTTGGTATCAAAGAAGGAGATTTGCGACGCGCTTTATTTGAACAAACTGGGGGGATGTTCCCAGAACTGGTGACACGTTCAGATTTAGAAGTGTTTTTGCCGCCAATTGGGGGCTTGACGGTGTATATTGTCGGGGATATGGCAGCGATCGCCGATCCGAATAAACCTGTAGCCGTGCGCGTACATGATGAATGTAACGGTTCTGATGTATTTGGCTCAGATATTTGTACCTGTCGCCCCTACTTAGTACATGGGATTGAGGTGTGTGTGCAAACAGCCCAAGAAGGCGGTGTTGGGGTAATTGTGTATAGTCGTAAAGAAGGCCGTGCCTTGGGAGAAGTCACGAAATTCTTAGTTTATAATGCTCGCAAACGACAAGAAGGGGGCGATCGCGCTGATGCCTACTTTGCGCGTACAGAATGCGTCGCAGGCGTGCAAGATATGCGTTTTCAAGAACTAATGCCGGATGTGTTGCATTGGTTGGGCATCACCCGCATTGATCGCATGGTGTCAATGAGTAACATGAAGTACAACGCTGTTACTGAGGCGGGCATTGAAATTGTAGAACGCATACCAATCCCAGAGGATTTGATTCCCCAAGATGCACGAGTAGAAATCGAGGCGAAAAAAGCCGCTGGTTATTATACCACAGGGGATGTTTTAGATGGAGATGGTTTGGCTGAGGTGAAGGGACGAGGTTTGGAATAG
- a CDS encoding tetratricopeptide repeat protein, whose translation MDSLSINSLLEALKNPDATIREQATKKLWRIWFQQKGIYGLERIDQSQKLLDAGEMAEAEQMLTELIKEQPDFAEAWNRRAFLYYSMGDYKQSLADCQMVIQINPVHFGALHGMGLCYAALGKYSQAIKAFKRALEIQPYSLVNQKLILECTLRLS comes from the coding sequence ATGGATTCTTTATCAATTAATTCTTTACTTGAAGCTTTGAAAAACCCGGATGCCACAATCCGGGAGCAAGCAACCAAAAAACTATGGCGCATCTGGTTTCAGCAAAAGGGAATTTACGGACTCGAAAGAATCGACCAAAGTCAAAAGTTACTCGATGCTGGGGAAATGGCTGAAGCCGAACAGATGTTGACAGAACTGATCAAAGAACAACCAGATTTTGCTGAAGCCTGGAATCGGCGGGCTTTTCTCTACTACAGCATGGGTGATTATAAACAATCTCTCGCAGATTGTCAGATGGTCATCCAGATTAATCCAGTACATTTTGGGGCACTTCATGGTATGGGACTGTGTTACGCCGCACTGGGAAAATATAGTCAAGCCATTAAAGCTTTTAAACGCGCTTTAGAAATTCAACCCTATTCCTTAGTCAACCAAAAGCTAATTCTAGAATGTACACTCAGACTTAGCTAA
- a CDS encoding ABC transporter substrate-binding protein: MNLLLPSSTAIHSFSRRQFIQYGALCLGSSIVTACSKSNKSPTASSQLDQVTFGTNWFAEAEHGGFYQSIATGIYKDYGLDVSIKMGGPQVPSGTQLLMGGAVDFFMGHGIEAVNAITEGIPKITVAAIFQKDPQCLIAHPNTAIKTIADLKGKPIYVSASANVTYWPVFKAKYSFSDDQKRPYNFNPAPFLTDKNSAQQGYVTSEPFAIEKQGGFKPLVFLLADYGYQPYATTIETKKELVEKNPNLVQRFVDASIKGWYSYLKNPEPGNELIKKANPEMTDELIAYGIQKLQEYGIIISGTAQTQGIGAMSEERWRSFFNSMVNVGIYKPNVNYKDAFTLQFVNKGIAYYQS; encoded by the coding sequence ATGAATCTGTTACTACCCTCATCAACAGCAATTCATTCTTTTAGTCGTCGTCAGTTTATTCAGTATGGCGCCCTTTGTCTGGGCAGTAGCATCGTTACTGCTTGTAGCAAAAGCAATAAATCACCAACCGCTAGTTCTCAATTAGATCAAGTCACTTTCGGGACAAACTGGTTTGCCGAAGCAGAACATGGTGGTTTTTACCAGTCCATTGCTACTGGTATATATAAAGACTACGGTCTTGATGTCAGTATTAAAATGGGTGGGCCCCAAGTTCCTAGCGGTACTCAATTGTTGATGGGGGGTGCAGTAGATTTTTTTATGGGTCATGGTATTGAAGCCGTGAACGCCATAACAGAAGGAATTCCCAAAATCACGGTAGCGGCAATCTTCCAAAAAGACCCGCAATGTCTCATCGCCCATCCCAACACAGCAATCAAAACCATTGCCGACCTCAAAGGCAAGCCTATTTATGTGTCTGCTTCTGCCAATGTCACTTATTGGCCTGTTTTCAAAGCTAAGTATAGTTTTAGCGACGATCAAAAACGCCCTTACAACTTTAATCCTGCTCCTTTTTTGACTGATAAAAACTCAGCCCAGCAAGGTTATGTTACATCTGAACCTTTTGCTATTGAAAAGCAAGGCGGGTTTAAGCCATTAGTATTTTTATTAGCAGATTATGGGTATCAACCATATGCGACTACTATTGAAACTAAAAAAGAACTAGTCGAAAAAAATCCCAATTTAGTGCAGCGATTTGTGGATGCGTCTATCAAAGGTTGGTATAGCTATTTAAAGAATCCCGAACCAGGCAATGAGTTAATTAAAAAAGCTAATCCAGAGATGACGGATGAGCTAATTGCCTACGGTATTCAAAAGTTACAAGAATATGGAATTATTATTTCTGGTACAGCACAAACACAAGGTATTGGAGCGATGAGTGAGGAACGATGGCGATCGTTCTTTAATAGCATGGTGAATGTAGGAATTTACAAACCTAACGTTAACTATAAAGATGCATTTACCTTGCAATTTGTCAATAAGGGAATAGCATATTATCAAAGTTAG